In Tripterygium wilfordii isolate XIE 37 chromosome 23, ASM1340144v1, whole genome shotgun sequence, one genomic interval encodes:
- the LOC119993864 gene encoding extensin-3-like, translating into MGNRGSPMTSLLATLVVVLLSFISLPSEASDDHYTYSSPPPPKKYPPPPSPPYKYKSPPPPPPPKKYPPPPSPPYKYKSPPPPPPPKKYPPPPSPPYKYKSPPPPPPPKKYPPPPYHYKSPPPPPPVYKSPPPPKPYKYKSPPPPPPPVYKSPPPPPPKKPYKYKSPPPPPPPVHKAPPPHYIYSSPPPPPYHH; encoded by the coding sequence ATGGGGAATAGAGGTTCCCCAATGACTTCTCTTCTTGCCACTCTTGTGGTGGTTTTACTCTCCTTCATTAGCTTGCCATCAGAAGCTAGTGATGATCACTATACCTACTCTTCTCCACCACCACCCAAGAAGTACCCCCCACCACCATCTCCTCCTTACAAGTACaagtcaccaccaccacctccaccacccaAGAAGTATCCACCCCCACCATCTCCTCCTTACAAGTACAAGtcaccacctccacctccaccacccaAGAAGTATCCACCCCCACCATCTCCTCCTTACAAGTACAAGtcaccacctccacctccaccacccaAGAAGTACCCACCACCACCTTACCATTATAAgtcaccacctccaccaccaccagttTACAAGTCTCCTCCTCCACCCAAGCCATACAAGTATAAgtcacctccaccaccaccacctccagtTTATAAgtctccacctccaccaccaccaaagaAGCCCTACAAATACAagtctcctccaccaccacctcctcctgtACACAAGGCACCACCACCCCATTACATCTATTcatcccctcctcctcctccttacCATCACTAG
- the LOC119993490 gene encoding probable aspartic protease At2g35615, producing the protein MGFPPCQLGSDNDKREAGIESLSEAKQISFSINLIHRDSQLSPLYNQSLTPIEHLRKAVMRSFSRVNLFYQYLRTSEKEISSVMIPNEGDYLMKLYIGTPPSKFIAIADTGSNLMWIRCHPYAKKFRPHTSIFDPKTSSSYREIDYDTIFCKDLDIKERGGSNECKYSYRYGEGSYTNGILSSETFTVNTTSGGSISFLESIFGCSKIYHGFDSNLQGIVGLGPGPLSLVSQLGIEIEHKFSYCLLRWNETTSSSKLRFGSEAKISTDGVVSTKLVPMNHPHFYHLTLEGVSIRNNRTKTHESLGNIIIDSGTTFTMLPSNMYNDLEVIVKMVIGMSPVSDPSEQFNLCFEEESMENISLPDMVFHFTGADLRLQPINTFTSDYNGLVCMMIFPNNDLPIFGNVAQVNFQVEYDLKEKQVSFAPTDCTKF; encoded by the exons ATGGGTTTTCCACCATGTCAA CTAGGTAGCGACAATGACAAACGAGAGGCAG GGATTGAATCTCTATCTGAAGCCAAGCAAATCAGTTTTAGCATCAATCTTATTCATCGTGATTCGCAACTATCCCCCCTTTATAACCAATCTCTCACTCCGATTGAGCACTTGAGAAAAGCCGTTATGCGTTCCTTCAGTCGAGTCAACCTCTTCTATCAATATTTGCGTACAAGCGAAAAAGAAATTTCCTCTGTGATGATTCCAAATGAAGGTGATTATCTCATGAAATTATATATTGGTACCCCACCGTCTAAATTCATTGCTATTGCAGACACAGGAAGTAACCTTATGTGGATAAGATGCCATCCTTATGCAAAAAAATTCCGTCCACATACATCAATCTTTGATCCAAAAACATCCTCATCCTACAGAGAAATTGATTACGACACAATTTTTTGCAAGGATCTCGACATAAAGGAGCGTGGGGGCTCAAACGAGTGCAAGTACTCTTATAGGTACGGAGAAGGATCATATACTAATGGAATTCTGAGCAGTGAGACCTTCACTGTAAATACAACAAGTGGTGGATCAATTTCTTTCCTTGAATCAATATTCGGATGTAGTAAAATATATCATGGATTTGATAGTAATTTACAAGGTATTGTTGGCCTTGGACCTGGGCCATTGTCATTGGTTTCTCAACTTGGGATTGAAATTGAGCACAAATTCTCCTATTGCTTGCTTCGCTGGAATGAGACCACTTCTAGTAGTAAGCTTAGATTCGGATCAGAAGCAAAGATCTCTACGGATGGAGTAGTTTCAACTAAACTTGTACCCATGAATCATCCCCATTTCTATCACCTTACTCTTGAAGGTGTCAGCATTAGAAATAACAGAACAAAGACACATGAAAGTCTGGGTAATATCATAATAGATTCTGGAACGACCTTTACAATGTTGCCATCAAACATGTACAATGATTTGGAAGTTATTGTTAAAATGGTAATTGGGATGAGTCCAGTATCAGATCCGAGTGAACAATTCAACTTGTGCTTTGAAGAGGAATCCATGGAAAATATCAGTCTCCCAGATATGGTGTTCCATTTTACAGGGGCAGACCTCCGTTTACAACCTATAAACACATTTACAAGTGATTATAATGGGTTGGTTTGTATGATGATCTTCCCGAATAATGATCTTCCAATTTTTGGGAACGTAGCGCAAGTAAACTTTCAGGTGGAATATGACCTTAAAGAAAAACAAGTCTCATTTGCTCCAACAGACTGCACCAAATTTTGA